A DNA window from Zingiber officinale cultivar Zhangliang chromosome 3A, Zo_v1.1, whole genome shotgun sequence contains the following coding sequences:
- the LOC122050174 gene encoding uncharacterized protein LOC122050174, whose product PLSIILQQNRLTGPNYIDWKRNLDIVLTAESYKFILTESCPDAPTGESTQEDIEYHKKWVKADEMARCYILASMSNVLQHQHQDLPTAYDIMNNLKELFGHQDRASRQEAMRKIMTATMQEGTPVRDHILKMMAYLNEIQILGGEIDGETQIDMILQTLPRSFEQFCLNYNMNKRVYSLAELLTELHAAEGLFRHNSHIHYVENGSTSKPKGKKKK is encoded by the coding sequence ccactgtccatcatactacaacagaatagacttactggtcctaactacatagattggaaaaggaacctggacattgttcttactgctgaaagctataagtttatactgactgagtcttgtcctgatgcacccactggtgaatctacccaagaggatattgaatatcataagaaatgggtaaaggcagatgagatggcgcggtgttacattttggcttcaatgtcaaatgtattgcaacatcagcatcaagatttaccaacagcttatgatattatgaacaatctcaaggaactctttggtcatcaggatcgtgcttctagacaagaagccatgagaaagataatgacagccaccatgcaagagggtactcctgtgagggatcatatcctaaagatgatggcttatctgaacgaaatacagatccttggaggagaaattgatggggaaacccagatcgatatgattctccaaacactacctagaagttttgagcaattttgcctgaattacaatatgaacaaaagggtatattcattggcggaactactgacagaacttcatgcagcagaaggattgtttcgtcacaattctcacattcactatgttgaaaatggttctacttctaaaccgaaaggaaagaagaagaag